The following proteins come from a genomic window of Gimesia chilikensis:
- a CDS encoding YybH family protein, translating into MRRVLPLLLLLCSAGQFLHADDAKPDEEGLIRTAISSYKTAFDKGDAKAVASHWTPEGEFTPPGGETIKGQAALEKSFTEYFKDSPGAKIELESVDIRLISPGVAVENGVAEVILPEQEPSVTEYSAVHVKTPAGWKLDSVTETEAIVPQSHYEQLKSLEWMIGTWVDEGDDGSVETVCKWTKNKNFMTRSFKVHIQDRVALEGTQIIGWDPDKQTIRSWLFDSEGGFGVGIWTQTENRWTVRTLQVLANGEKATGVNVITKIDDNSFTFRSLGREVDGELLPGVDEITIVRK; encoded by the coding sequence ATGCGTCGAGTACTACCGCTTCTTTTACTGCTGTGTTCAGCGGGTCAGTTTTTGCATGCGGACGATGCAAAACCAGATGAGGAAGGCCTGATTCGCACTGCGATTTCCTCTTACAAAACAGCTTTTGACAAGGGAGATGCCAAAGCTGTTGCCAGCCACTGGACACCCGAAGGGGAATTCACTCCACCGGGAGGCGAAACAATCAAGGGACAGGCCGCGCTGGAGAAAAGTTTCACAGAGTATTTTAAGGATTCGCCTGGCGCTAAAATCGAACTGGAAAGTGTCGATATTCGGCTGATCTCACCAGGTGTTGCCGTTGAGAACGGTGTGGCTGAAGTCATTCTGCCGGAACAGGAGCCCAGCGTCACTGAATACTCGGCCGTGCATGTGAAAACGCCCGCTGGCTGGAAGCTGGATAGTGTAACAGAAACAGAGGCCATAGTGCCTCAATCACACTACGAACAGCTGAAATCACTGGAATGGATGATCGGAACCTGGGTTGATGAAGGCGATGATGGTTCCGTCGAAACCGTCTGCAAATGGACCAAAAATAAAAACTTCATGACGCGTTCTTTCAAGGTGCATATCCAGGATCGCGTTGCTCTGGAAGGGACGCAGATCATCGGCTGGGATCCGGATAAACAGACCATCCGTTCCTGGTTATTCGACTCAGAAGGTGGATTTGGTGTCGGGATCTGGACCCAAACTGAGAATCGCTGGACTGTACGCACATTGCAGGTTCTGGCGAATGGCGAGAAGGCCACTGGAGTTAACGTCATCACCAAAATCGATGACAACAGTTTTACTTTTCGTTCTCTGGGACGCGAGGTGGATGGCGAACTCCTGCCGGGAGTCGACGAAATCACCATTGTCCGCAAGTAA
- a CDS encoding GntR family transcriptional regulator codes for MSIDQFSKGGAAQPKLKRQTLTQAVESRLRSEIIQGVYEPGTMLSEPVLSSELGVSRSPVREALLILERDGIVEFDERGRTRVATMTAADFEDLYLLRLAVEPMVAVHAAAQATSADYAALEANMKAMQNTKTLAEISLLDMEFHDLLVASSRRSRLIATWRSLRPSLELWLAALHRRHEQITGRVKEITIDSHQELIDTLRSGDGASIEKLMRGHIEGWYQWLPEMNELC; via the coding sequence ATGAGTATTGATCAATTTTCGAAAGGTGGCGCTGCTCAGCCAAAACTGAAACGGCAGACCCTGACACAGGCAGTCGAGTCCCGCTTGCGCAGTGAAATCATCCAAGGCGTGTACGAACCCGGGACAATGCTTAGTGAACCCGTGCTTTCGTCTGAACTCGGAGTCAGCCGATCTCCGGTCCGTGAAGCACTGTTGATCCTGGAGCGGGATGGTATCGTGGAATTCGATGAACGCGGGCGTACCCGGGTCGCTACCATGACCGCCGCTGACTTCGAAGATCTGTACCTGCTCCGTCTCGCAGTGGAGCCAATGGTCGCTGTGCATGCGGCTGCCCAGGCAACTTCAGCTGACTATGCTGCACTCGAAGCGAATATGAAGGCAATGCAGAATACAAAAACGCTGGCAGAGATCAGCCTGTTGGATATGGAATTTCATGACCTGCTGGTGGCCTCCAGCAGACGTTCCCGGCTGATAGCCACCTGGCGCTCATTGCGCCCTTCATTGGAACTCTGGCTCGCCGCTTTACATCGTCGTCATGAACAGATCACCGGCCGCGTCAAGGAAATCACAATCGACAGCCATCAGGAACTGATCGACACGCTCCGCAGCGGTGATGGAGCCTCGATTGAAAAACTGATGCGCGGGCATATCGAAGGCTGGTATCAGTGGCTGCCGGAAATGAATGAGCTGTGCTGA
- a CDS encoding DUF1552 domain-containing protein → MGAFMTTRRTMLRGLGVTMALPWLESLRVWGAEAGKNAVQGEAPIRFAALFSGNGFHREHWWAKGSGKTMELGKVLEPLLPHREKMLFIQGLYNEEALKGNIHSSQTGNILTGAPLEAGGGIRSGISIDQMLAKQYGQTTKVPSLVLGCEKSNPSVHKNYSMLYSSHISWSSPTTPTPLEVYPALAFDRLFRKDASQSDQSVLDAVLSDARDLRRGISRSDKQKLDEYLNSVREVEQRIDRAGQRGELQGWRPTLDKPNVPRPADGIPQDIAEHMRLMCDILVLAFQTDATRFCTLKLNNDHSSLRFPNLGVDYMIHHLLSHQESNDWLKVNQFFLEQVAYIATKLDAIQEGERTALDNTMLMYCSSMLTGSHDATKLPVVILGRGGGKLETGRVLNYLDQPNRKMCSLYLSLMDRFGLHLDQFGDATERLAGL, encoded by the coding sequence ATGGGCGCTTTTATGACAACCCGACGGACCATGCTGCGAGGGCTCGGCGTAACCATGGCATTGCCCTGGCTGGAATCGCTGCGGGTCTGGGGAGCAGAAGCGGGCAAGAACGCAGTTCAAGGAGAAGCTCCGATTCGGTTTGCAGCGCTGTTTTCCGGCAATGGTTTTCACCGCGAACACTGGTGGGCCAAGGGGAGCGGCAAAACAATGGAACTGGGTAAGGTCCTTGAACCGCTACTGCCACACCGGGAAAAAATGCTGTTTATTCAGGGACTGTATAACGAGGAAGCGCTGAAAGGAAATATTCACAGTTCCCAGACGGGAAATATTCTCACGGGGGCGCCGCTCGAAGCAGGGGGCGGCATTCGCAGCGGAATCAGCATCGATCAGATGCTGGCGAAACAGTACGGTCAGACGACAAAAGTCCCCAGCCTGGTCCTGGGCTGCGAAAAGTCGAATCCGTCAGTCCACAAGAACTATTCGATGCTTTACAGCAGTCATATCTCCTGGAGTTCTCCAACAACGCCGACGCCCCTGGAAGTCTACCCGGCGCTGGCCTTTGATCGACTGTTCCGCAAAGATGCGAGTCAGAGTGATCAGAGTGTCCTCGATGCCGTCCTGAGTGATGCTCGTGATTTGCGACGGGGGATTAGCCGCAGCGATAAACAGAAGCTGGATGAATATCTTAATTCGGTGCGTGAAGTAGAACAGCGGATCGATCGGGCAGGGCAGCGAGGGGAATTACAGGGCTGGCGTCCCACGCTTGATAAACCGAATGTTCCCCGGCCAGCGGATGGCATTCCCCAGGACATCGCCGAGCATATGCGACTGATGTGCGATATCCTGGTACTGGCGTTTCAGACCGATGCGACTCGCTTCTGTACCCTGAAACTGAACAACGATCATTCGTCTTTACGCTTTCCCAATCTGGGCGTGGATTACATGATCCACCACCTGCTGTCACATCAGGAATCGAATGACTGGCTCAAGGTCAATCAGTTCTTTCTCGAGCAGGTAGCCTATATTGCAACCAAGCTGGATGCGATCCAGGAAGGGGAACGAACCGCACTGGATAATACCATGCTGATGTATTGCAGCAGTATGCTCACCGGCAGTCATGATGCAACCAAACTGCCCGTCGTAATACTGGGCCGCGGAGGAGGCAAGCTGGAAACCGGACGGGTGCTGAATTATCTCGATCAACCTAATCGAAAAATGTGCAGCCTCTATCTGTCGTTAATGGACCGTTTCGGGTTGCACCTGGATCAGTTCGGCGATGCAACAGAACGCCTGGCAGGTCTCTAG
- a CDS encoding carboxypeptidase-like regulatory domain-containing protein translates to MFTNALRVQIVPLVCGLLLILNAGCSGNSAQKPELAEVTGTVTLDGKPLSDAIIDFFPQSTADKSQSRASSAATDTEGKYTLRYDNNTSGAIPGEHLVRISKPDGGAEVAGPETLPARYNEQTTMQVTVSKTAPNQIDFDLKSK, encoded by the coding sequence ATGTTTACCAACGCGCTACGAGTTCAGATAGTTCCACTGGTCTGCGGATTGCTGCTGATCTTGAATGCAGGATGTTCCGGCAATTCCGCTCAGAAACCCGAACTGGCAGAAGTAACAGGAACGGTGACCCTGGATGGAAAACCACTGTCCGATGCCATCATCGATTTCTTTCCTCAGTCAACTGCTGACAAGAGTCAGTCGCGTGCCTCATCCGCCGCTACGGATACAGAAGGAAAATATACCCTGCGGTATGACAACAACACGAGCGGCGCCATCCCCGGCGAGCATCTTGTCCGCATCAGCAAGCCCGATGGAGGAGCCGAGGTCGCCGGTCCCGAAACCTTACCCGCCCGGTACAACGAGCAGACAACTATGCAGGTCACAGTCTCTAAAACCGCACCAAATCAGATCGATTTCGACTTGAAAAGTAAGTAA
- a CDS encoding SBBP repeat-containing protein, producing the protein MNRTARRMNMHVASLAVTLTALLFSSALQAGQPAGKNEKQSARNVEWVQQAGGLKHDKIRGITVDAAGNCYVTGEFTETAEFGDQKVTSKGSMDFVLAKYSPEGKLLWIQTAGGTLIDRGYAVAVDKAGNAFVTGHFQSPEFQIGDQVLYNRGDYDYFIAKYDPDGKLVWAQSEGGAGYDYGHGIAVTPAGDCCVAGSFAGDVKIGDVTAPNKKGRSLFVAKYDNNGNLLWAQLAGNGRGQSGHQIGVDRVGNCYVCGYITGQVELAGEQVGTDTAVQDIFLAKLSPNGKLVWSVNSGGQANGLSTGVAVDSRGNCYITGMFKNEARFGDTVMKSRGTHDIFVARINADGTTAWACTGGGEKIDYGLGIAVDQHDNCYATGEFSDEVHFQGQHFKKLGGRDLYIARFAPNGNLDWLEILGGEKSDLSYAIAVDKNDNCYVSGAFSPATRYQKHELTSRGSNDIFLIKLSQ; encoded by the coding sequence ATGAACCGGACAGCCCGTCGTATGAATATGCATGTCGCCAGTTTGGCAGTCACGCTGACTGCTCTTCTTTTCTCTAGCGCTCTACAGGCGGGGCAGCCGGCCGGGAAGAACGAGAAGCAGTCAGCCCGGAATGTGGAATGGGTTCAGCAGGCTGGAGGTCTCAAACACGACAAGATCCGCGGGATCACCGTCGACGCAGCCGGGAACTGTTATGTGACCGGAGAATTTACTGAAACCGCCGAGTTCGGCGATCAGAAAGTCACCAGCAAGGGAAGCATGGATTTCGTGCTCGCCAAATACAGCCCGGAAGGGAAACTGCTCTGGATCCAGACCGCCGGGGGCACCCTGATTGATCGCGGTTACGCCGTAGCAGTCGACAAGGCTGGCAATGCATTTGTGACCGGTCATTTCCAGAGCCCGGAATTTCAGATTGGCGATCAGGTCCTCTATAACCGAGGAGACTATGATTATTTCATTGCCAAATATGATCCGGACGGAAAACTTGTCTGGGCGCAGAGTGAAGGCGGCGCGGGCTATGATTACGGACATGGAATCGCAGTGACTCCCGCTGGTGACTGCTGTGTCGCCGGTTCATTCGCTGGTGATGTCAAAATCGGTGATGTCACTGCTCCGAACAAAAAAGGCCGTTCCCTGTTCGTTGCAAAATATGACAATAACGGAAATCTGCTCTGGGCACAGTTGGCTGGAAATGGTCGCGGTCAGAGCGGCCATCAGATCGGCGTAGACCGGGTCGGCAACTGCTATGTCTGTGGCTACATTACCGGACAGGTTGAACTGGCGGGAGAGCAGGTAGGGACAGATACTGCGGTACAGGACATCTTCCTGGCCAAACTCTCTCCCAATGGCAAGCTGGTCTGGTCAGTGAATTCCGGGGGACAGGCGAACGGACTGAGCACCGGCGTGGCGGTGGACAGTCGCGGAAACTGCTACATTACCGGGATGTTCAAGAATGAAGCCCGCTTTGGTGACACCGTCATGAAGAGCAGGGGCACGCACGATATTTTCGTCGCCCGCATCAATGCAGACGGAACGACTGCGTGGGCCTGTACCGGAGGCGGAGAAAAAATCGACTACGGACTGGGAATTGCCGTCGATCAGCACGACAACTGTTACGCGACCGGTGAATTCAGCGATGAAGTCCACTTCCAGGGGCAGCATTTCAAGAAACTCGGCGGCCGTGATCTGTACATTGCCCGCTTTGCCCCCAATGGAAATCTGGACTGGCTGGAAATTCTGGGAGGCGAGAAAAGCGATTTGAGCTATGCGATCGCAGTCGACAAAAACGATAACTGCTACGTCTCCGGTGCGTTTTCACCAGCGACCCGCTATCAGAAACACGAACTGACCAGTCGGGGCAGCAATGACATTTTCCTGATCAAATTGAGTCAATAA
- a CDS encoding DUF1592 domain-containing protein, whose product MRSGSGYHAGCCFLLICVWACACSQTLSAQTPDPFAPLQATFAKQQQAVLKKYCLNCHNTAEKQGELDLEQFRSVSDLRRNVTPWQRVVEMLRDGEMPPEDAKPQPTQAELASLQKWVQAVLDAEARANAGDPGPVVLRRLNNAEYTYTIQDLTGVPLEPAQEFPVDSAAGEGFTNVGNSLVMSPALIQKYFAAAKKISSHAVLLPDGIEFSSNTTRRDWTNEKLAAIREFYARYTESKGATAVNLQGIQFETNGGGRLPLEEYLQATLKEKEALQSGQKSLASVARKYELNEKYLTLLWQSLTDKTPSVVLDQIRVFWNRAEPTDAPQLVELIQQWQSALWRFTTVGHIGKRGGPEAWQVPVQPVTTQQELRLKLPEVKAGESVTLYLATSTAGDGNQGDFALWQNPRLIIPGQPELPLKEVRQYLAYLTAYRERLLDHTAACLNAALEVETATAAVNLEKLAQKHDIEPVILHAWLACLGLDGGQPTIEGYITRQTEQIQNYDFVKGWVGEQALSVVANASDQGVRIPGEMLPHHVAVHPTPQRRVIIGWKSPMTGTVNVKGAVRRAHIGCGNGVDWRLELWRGNTRQMLASGNATTRETSPVEIKEPLKVRTGDMLLLGIGPRDGNHSCDLTDVDLTITPGTAGASAWNLAREISSDILAGNPHADQQGNPNVWHFFSEPDQSVSRIAVPSGSILARWQTEADVETRKQLAAELQRLLTAGPDQLPENAPDRKLYQQLTSLRSPAFEALRQQYRPDRQPVTELTEEQAYGLDPQLFGKHPAGTSVDPSTLCVQAPAVVEVRLPSELVVGAEFAATGKLHADTSQQGTVQLKDSTEKPESLTELHAGAFRSGGKKSTWSDSEKPVIPISPVLVSENSQVKERVLAQFAEFRNLFPAALCYTRIVPVDEVVTLTLYYREDEHLQRLMLNPDQTAELNRLWDELHYISRSPLRQVDAYEQLWQFATQDADPSAFTPMREGIMLQAEVFRTRLQTTEPLHIKAVLKFADRAWRRPLSSAEQTELKTLYTQLRLQKLSHTEAIQMLLARVLVSPVFLYRTEAAPSGSQPAPVSDHELASRLSYFLWSSLPDQELRELAAQDKLRDPAVLKQQVTRMLQDPRIRRMAIEFGCQWLHVRNFDQFDEKSQRHFPEFTELRSDMYEEVIRFFTDLLQQDRSLLAILDADYVWANQRLAEFYGLQGVAGADWQRVEGVQQQSRGGILAMAATLSKQSGASRTSPILRGNWVSEFLLGEKLPRPPKDVPVLPEEVPANLTERQLIEQHSADPACAKCHKRIDGFGFTLEQFDGIGRLRNQDAKGHPIDDASVLPDGTAVTGIAGLRNYLLNERRDDFLRAFNRRLLGYALGRSVQLSDEPLLDQMTTQLEQDDYRITTAIQAIVLSPQFRMIRSAEQQSVSSVTAD is encoded by the coding sequence ATGCGTTCGGGATCTGGATATCACGCTGGTTGCTGTTTTCTACTCATCTGTGTGTGGGCTTGTGCCTGTAGCCAGACTCTCTCAGCACAGACTCCAGACCCATTTGCTCCCCTGCAGGCAACTTTCGCGAAACAGCAGCAGGCTGTGCTCAAAAAGTACTGTTTGAACTGTCACAATACAGCCGAGAAACAGGGCGAACTCGATCTGGAACAGTTCCGCAGTGTGTCTGATCTCCGCCGGAATGTGACTCCCTGGCAACGGGTTGTGGAGATGCTCCGTGATGGGGAGATGCCTCCCGAGGATGCAAAGCCGCAACCGACGCAGGCGGAACTCGCATCCTTGCAAAAGTGGGTGCAGGCAGTTCTCGATGCGGAAGCCCGGGCAAATGCGGGAGATCCCGGACCCGTTGTCTTACGCAGGCTGAATAACGCCGAGTACACGTATACGATCCAGGACCTGACCGGAGTCCCTCTGGAACCGGCGCAGGAGTTTCCCGTCGACAGTGCTGCCGGCGAAGGTTTCACAAACGTGGGAAATTCGCTGGTGATGTCTCCTGCTTTGATCCAGAAATACTTCGCTGCCGCTAAGAAAATATCCAGTCATGCAGTCCTGCTGCCGGATGGTATCGAGTTCTCTTCGAATACCACCCGCAGGGACTGGACGAACGAAAAACTGGCTGCGATTCGCGAATTCTATGCACGTTATACAGAAAGCAAAGGTGCGACCGCGGTCAACCTGCAGGGGATCCAGTTCGAAACCAATGGCGGAGGACGACTTCCCCTCGAAGAATATCTGCAGGCTACACTCAAAGAAAAAGAGGCGCTCCAGTCGGGGCAGAAAAGCCTGGCGTCCGTCGCACGTAAATACGAATTGAACGAGAAATATCTGACCCTGCTCTGGCAGTCCTTGACTGATAAAACTCCCTCCGTAGTACTTGACCAGATCCGTGTCTTCTGGAATCGTGCGGAACCGACGGATGCCCCTCAACTGGTAGAGCTGATTCAACAGTGGCAGTCAGCACTCTGGCGGTTCACGACAGTCGGGCACATCGGCAAACGGGGCGGCCCCGAGGCCTGGCAGGTTCCGGTGCAACCAGTCACCACGCAACAGGAACTGCGTTTGAAGTTACCCGAGGTGAAAGCCGGAGAGTCGGTTACACTCTATCTGGCAACCAGTACAGCCGGCGATGGAAATCAGGGAGACTTCGCGCTCTGGCAGAATCCGCGTTTGATCATTCCCGGACAGCCGGAATTACCCTTGAAAGAAGTCCGTCAGTATCTCGCGTATCTGACCGCTTACCGGGAGCGTCTGCTGGATCATACGGCAGCCTGTCTGAATGCAGCGCTGGAAGTAGAAACGGCAACAGCAGCGGTCAATCTGGAAAAACTGGCACAGAAGCACGACATCGAACCCGTAATTCTGCATGCCTGGCTTGCCTGCCTGGGCCTGGATGGCGGACAGCCGACTATCGAGGGATACATTACCAGGCAGACTGAGCAAATTCAGAACTATGACTTCGTCAAAGGCTGGGTAGGCGAGCAAGCCTTGAGTGTTGTGGCGAATGCATCCGATCAGGGTGTGCGAATTCCCGGCGAAATGCTGCCACACCATGTCGCCGTACATCCCACACCCCAGCGGCGGGTGATCATTGGCTGGAAAAGTCCCATGACCGGCACGGTCAATGTCAAAGGTGCTGTCAGGCGGGCACATATCGGTTGTGGAAATGGAGTCGACTGGCGACTGGAATTGTGGCGCGGCAATACGAGACAGATGCTGGCTTCTGGGAACGCCACCACCCGGGAAACGTCTCCCGTGGAGATCAAAGAACCGCTTAAGGTACGAACCGGCGATATGCTGCTGCTTGGCATCGGTCCGCGGGACGGAAATCACTCCTGCGACCTGACAGACGTTGATCTGACAATCACTCCTGGGACAGCAGGAGCATCAGCATGGAATCTGGCTCGTGAGATTTCATCCGATATTCTGGCTGGTAACCCGCACGCGGATCAGCAGGGCAATCCCAATGTCTGGCACTTCTTCAGTGAGCCGGATCAGTCTGTCTCTCGCATTGCTGTTCCTTCAGGCTCGATACTGGCCCGCTGGCAGACCGAAGCTGACGTTGAAACACGCAAGCAGCTGGCAGCAGAATTACAGCGTCTACTCACAGCTGGGCCAGACCAACTCCCCGAAAACGCTCCGGATCGAAAACTGTATCAGCAGCTAACATCACTGCGCAGCCCCGCTTTTGAAGCACTCAGACAACAATATCGGCCTGATCGGCAACCGGTCACAGAACTGACTGAGGAACAAGCCTATGGTCTGGACCCACAACTGTTTGGCAAACATCCGGCAGGCACGTCCGTAGATCCGTCTACACTCTGTGTGCAGGCACCTGCTGTGGTTGAAGTCCGCTTACCATCCGAACTGGTTGTAGGAGCTGAATTCGCAGCCACTGGAAAGTTACATGCCGACACCAGTCAACAGGGGACCGTACAACTTAAAGATTCCACGGAAAAACCAGAGTCGCTGACTGAGCTACACGCCGGCGCATTTCGGAGTGGGGGGAAGAAATCGACCTGGTCCGATAGTGAAAAGCCAGTGATCCCGATTTCGCCGGTACTGGTCAGTGAAAACAGTCAGGTCAAAGAACGTGTCCTGGCACAGTTCGCTGAGTTCCGCAATCTGTTTCCTGCCGCCTTGTGTTACACGCGCATTGTTCCCGTTGATGAAGTCGTCACTCTGACGCTTTACTATCGGGAAGACGAACATCTGCAGCGGCTGATGCTGAATCCAGATCAGACTGCAGAACTGAATCGACTGTGGGACGAACTGCATTATATCAGTCGCTCACCCTTGCGACAGGTGGATGCCTACGAGCAGCTCTGGCAGTTCGCGACGCAGGACGCCGATCCAAGTGCCTTTACTCCCATGCGGGAGGGCATCATGCTACAGGCAGAAGTATTCCGCACCCGACTTCAGACAACTGAGCCCCTGCATATTAAAGCGGTCCTGAAATTTGCAGACCGCGCCTGGCGGCGTCCTCTCAGCTCAGCAGAACAGACCGAATTGAAAACGCTCTATACACAACTCCGGCTGCAGAAGCTGTCTCACACCGAAGCGATCCAGATGCTGCTGGCGCGAGTGCTGGTCTCTCCAGTCTTCCTCTACCGGACGGAAGCCGCTCCCTCTGGAAGCCAACCCGCCCCCGTCTCTGATCATGAGCTTGCCTCCCGTTTGAGTTATTTTCTCTGGTCGTCGCTGCCTGATCAGGAACTCCGTGAACTGGCGGCTCAAGACAAGCTTCGTGATCCAGCCGTTCTGAAGCAGCAGGTAACGCGAATGCTTCAAGACCCCCGAATCAGACGCATGGCGATTGAATTCGGCTGCCAGTGGCTACACGTGCGCAACTTCGATCAGTTTGATGAGAAGAGTCAGCGACATTTCCCGGAGTTCACAGAACTTCGCAGTGATATGTACGAAGAGGTGATTCGATTCTTTACCGATCTTTTACAGCAGGATCGTTCCCTCCTGGCCATCCTGGATGCGGACTATGTCTGGGCGAATCAGCGGCTGGCCGAATTTTATGGTCTACAGGGAGTGGCAGGCGCAGACTGGCAGCGGGTAGAGGGAGTTCAGCAACAGTCCCGGGGGGGCATCCTCGCGATGGCGGCGACACTCTCGAAGCAGTCCGGCGCGTCACGAACGAGTCCGATCTTGAGAGGAAACTGGGTTTCGGAATTTCTACTGGGTGAGAAACTTCCCCGTCCTCCCAAAGACGTACCGGTTCTGCCGGAAGAAGTTCCTGCAAACCTGACCGAGCGACAACTGATTGAACAGCACAGTGCCGATCCTGCCTGTGCGAAATGTCACAAGCGCATTGATGGCTTCGGATTCACTCTGGAACAATTCGACGGCATTGGGCGTCTGCGGAATCAAGATGCGAAAGGACATCCGATCGACGATGCTTCGGTTTTACCCGATGGAACCGCAGTGACAGGAATCGCCGGTCTGCGTAATTATCTGCTCAACGAGCGGCGAGATGATTTCCTGCGGGCCTTTAATCGGCGTCTGCTGGGCTATGCCCTGGGACGCTCGGTGCAGTTGTCTGATGAACCCCTGCTGGATCAGATGACGACTCAACTCGAACAGGATGACTACCGGATCACGACTGCGATTCAGGCCATTGTTCTCAGTCCGCAGTTCCGCATGATTCGCAGTGCGGAGCAACAGAGTGTCAGCAGCGTGACAGCGGACTGA
- a CDS encoding DUF1559 domain-containing protein → MDLSKQNRLRTRGFTLIELLVVIAIIAILIALLLPAVQQAREAARRSSCKNNLKQMGLALHNYHDAHSVFPPAAIAPGSCYCERVLGLSAGTSPKLLNHTFYQLLLPYLDLAPLYNKYNFSLSSSDHVARSDGSYCGSVGPTFAGSGQLTVAPNNYPVFLCPSDPDQTSYGSYQKTSYGRAGYTTEYSLVTTYGTDSNRLKGTLGFNGSARIGDIKDGTSNTMVLIESPLLLTSSSYGPFWNSYRHTNVILPYSYGINKNHPGYDKPYAWGAGSHHVGGCHMLMNDGSVRFLSENVDRITVIQALVSIKGGEVMPEF, encoded by the coding sequence ATGGATTTATCAAAACAGAATCGACTCAGAACGCGCGGTTTTACGCTGATTGAGTTGCTGGTCGTGATTGCCATTATCGCAATCCTCATCGCATTGTTGCTGCCTGCAGTCCAGCAGGCACGGGAAGCAGCCCGCCGCAGTTCCTGCAAAAACAATCTCAAGCAGATGGGACTGGCGTTACACAACTATCATGACGCCCACAGTGTCTTTCCTCCCGCTGCAATTGCCCCGGGCAGCTGCTACTGTGAGCGGGTGCTGGGTTTGTCTGCTGGAACGTCTCCCAAACTGTTGAACCACACGTTCTACCAGTTGCTGTTACCCTATCTCGACCTGGCGCCGTTGTACAATAAATACAACTTCTCGCTTTCCTCATCGGATCATGTAGCACGCTCTGATGGCAGCTATTGTGGTTCTGTCGGACCCACGTTTGCCGGTTCGGGACAGTTAACTGTCGCTCCGAATAATTACCCGGTCTTTCTTTGTCCGTCCGATCCGGATCAAACCAGCTACGGCAGCTATCAGAAAACCAGCTACGGCCGTGCCGGATACACGACTGAGTACAGTCTCGTTACCACATATGGAACTGATTCGAACCGGTTAAAAGGGACGCTCGGCTTCAACGGCTCAGCCAGAATCGGTGACATCAAGGATGGGACGAGTAACACCATGGTGCTCATTGAGTCACCACTGTTGCTGACCAGTTCCTCCTACGGTCCTTTCTGGAATTCCTATCGGCACACCAATGTGATTCTGCCTTATTCCTATGGGATCAATAAGAACCATCCCGGCTACGATAAACCGTATGCCTGGGGAGCCGGCAGTCACCATGTCGGGGGATGTCACATGCTGATGAACGATGGCAGTGTGCGTTTCCTGAGTGAGAATGTGGATCGAATTACCGTGATTCAGGCACTCGTCTCCATCAAAGGGGGCGAGGTCATGCCGGAATTCTAA